The genomic interval agaaaagaaaaatggctgCAGGCCCTGAACAAACGCTCCTCTTTagcgattccaaaaatgtttcaacCGGTGGGAATAACCATTGAGACGAGTgaattcattcacatggagacgACTCTAAAGGAGACaaacagtaaaaattattaaaacttttttttttttgtttaattccagTTATGTTTGGGTACCCCCTGGTATAAAGTatatagaaaagaactgaaaatctcatactgtgAACacgtgaatttccctttgggattaataaagtttctatctatctactgacctttaaggattttgcacactgcactttgtcattctttgaaacattctgacctgtcattgttcacacatcttaaacaactatattataatattatcatacactgatcagctCTGTGTTATacatagtcatatgaaaacgtttgtgaccccctctcagcctgcataataatggactctcctttcaataataaagataacactggtctgtctttcatttcctaggtacATCCGAGTCCTGCTGTGTTTtccaaagatttttagtgacacagtatttagttgtatgaaattaaatcaaatgtgaaaaactggctgtgcacaaatgtgggtccccttgtcattgtgcggatttgaatgcctgtcactgctcaatgctgattggttgatgagctcgttaagccttgaacttcatagacaggtgtgtccagtcaggagatataaaggtggcatttaaggtggtcaattgcaagttgggcttccttccctttgactctcctctgaagagtgacagcatgggatcctcaaagcaactctccaaaaatctgaaaacaaagattgttgagtctcctggtttaggggaaggctacaaaaagccatctcagaggtttaaactgtcagtttctgtaactgtaaggaatggaatcaggagatggaaggccacaggcacagttgctgttaaacccagcaggtctggcaggccaagaaaaatacaagagcggcatatgagcaggattgtgagaatggtgacagacaacccacagatcacctccaaagacctgcaagaacatctggttgcagatggtgtatctgtacatcgttctacaattcagaacatctgtatggcagggtgatgagagagaagccctttctgcactcacgccacaaacagagtcgcttgttgtatgccaatgctcatttagacaagccagactcattttggaacaaagtgctttggactgatgagacacaaatggagttatctggtcaaaacaaaaagtgctttgcatggcggaagaagaacaccgtagtccaagaaaaacaccagctacctactgtcacatttggtggaggttccatcatgctgtggggctgtgtggccagttcagggactgggggcccttgttaaagtcgagggttagatgaattcaacccaatatcaacaaattcttcaggataatgttcatgcATCAGTCACacagttgaagttacgcaggggttggatattccaacaagacaatgacccaaaacacagttggaaatctacaaaggcattcatgcagagggagaagtagaatgttctggaatggccgtcacagtcccctgacttgaatatcagcgaaaatctatgggatgatttgaagcagactgtccatcatattgaactgaactgaagagatttGTTATcaagaatggtgaacaagacctccatccagaatcagacactcatcagaggctataggaggacagcgtctagaggccaaaaggaggcccagctaagtattgatgtcatatctctgttgaggtgcccacatttatgcacctgtctaattttgttatgatgcatattgcatattttctgttaatccaataaacttaatgtcactcctgaagtcctactgtgtccataaggcatgtcagatatcaaaaggaagttgctactttggatttttgtttcattggctgagctttcaaagaattaagaggggttcccaaactttttcatatggctgtatgtccattatttatttattatcctctttaataaaacccctgtgtgcgtccagtgtccatgtgtgtgtgacttctggtgaagtgtgcatgcacggggcacggtgtgatgcttcaaaggccacctgccgtgtcacacaagacagcgagggcgggacctataaaatatcgcgcggccgatccaatcggattttggtaaattaggtaagacctaaaacacgaaaaatccaattgggtactaagacgcggagaccagcttccccaaagaggtgggattagtgtttgttgttgtgcaattgttcactctgaggatgtcagatttgcgattaagaagcttggactggtaaagtgtaaagtgtcagtcgttgaatgggttttcctaaatatacaaattttcatgatattacaaatacgatgacttttaaaagtagatttattttcgcgcgtattacatcagttgctggggagaatctgctgattgcccactgttgtgacagaaaattaaacgcatatcacggacagcaaagccagtattactgtcagagaaaattacaggcattttacggaaaaaatttaatgaggtaaaaggtcctttgccatttaatatagactgttcctactaatgtttatggactactgttctagcgctcgttattgtaacgggcttaatgactagtattacatatttatgtatctagattgtgcaaagacaagattgatgcaatgtcttgtttgtgttttaaattctatttttaatttaaattttttatttgcacttcatgttgttacgctgtggaccctgagcttcgcaattttgtctatcaagttcgctttgactttgaaataAAGTAACACAATCTCTCCCAGAAGTCTCTGGGTGTCCCTTCCAATGCAATGACATTCCTAAATTGACCTGGTAAAGCAGAGTCCCGGCGTACACCACGTGAGGAAATGGAGCACCAAAGGATACCATATAAGGAGCAATCAGCTGAGCGGAGGTCACCTGGCACTGCCGCCAGATCAGATAAGATATGAAGATCAGGCCCACACTTAAAGACTTCATCCCAGCTGCCGCCCTCTGAAGCAAACAACGCAGATACAGTCCACAGCGAGCTGAACGCATACACGGGGCGGTGGACGCTGTAGAAATTATCGttctattttatttacagtatatacagaaagaaaagcaaaaacacaaaagccGAACAGAACAAgtttaaaatcaaaaagtgacGTCACTGAGAAGGCCGGTGCCACAGTGGGGCTTGCAGGATTCCTCCACATGACGGCTTTCACTTTAAATTTCTTAGGTGTCATTTTCCCGTTCTTGTGTCCAAGTGGAGCCttggacaaaaaaaacaactgtgcTGTGACAGCCTGACGTTCCCATAGAAGAATCTGTGCAAGGGCCCAAATTCCAACACCAGGTTTTTCCAGAAACCAAGAGTCACAGCTGACCTTCCAAACCCCGACACACTTGTAAAACTGGACAAAGCATTCAATGTTCTCCTTGATGATGACAAGAGTACCTTCCCACCAGGATCCTCCATCTCAAAATCAGGCCCAGAACTCGGCCTGCAGGCTCCTAATTCACACGGCAGGCTCGAATCATGAGAAACTGTAGGAGGATGAAGAGCGGGGAGATGATCAAGCCATACCACAGCTCACTGGACTGCTGCACCAGTTTCCGGCAGAGCAACATCTCAAAAACAAACTTGAGGCTGAGGACGGTGATGATCCAGATGAGTCTCAGCACAGCCAGACGTTTCTCCCCTTCCTGGTACAGCCGGATGGACACGATGGTGGTGAAGTAGGTGCTGAGACCATCTGCAGCAAACAGAGGACCAAAGACACCCCACCAGCTGAGATCCTGCTCAGGGAGATCAACCTTCACCACCACCAGAACAGAGAAGACCAACAAGGCCCCAAGGTGGAGAAACATCTCAAAGGTGGCAAAGCCGAGCCATTGCACCAACTCTCGCGAGGAGAACAACATGGTGATTCAGGAGATGCTGCCTGAAACGGGAAGAGAGACCACAAATGGAAGCAAGTCAGTGAGATAATTCTGGAGCCACCAAAACAGCACCCCAGGCCCTATGTACAGTTTGTGGCGTTTGGCTGCCATCatgttgtcttttttatttaactcttttagggctaattttttttttgtttcttttctcccagggctgaatatttttccaaaaactaacattttttaaaaaagaacacaaagcaattgtttaacatatcaaatcaacaaaaaatatttccttttgacaaatgttactgtcttgcatgttgtatgagcctgaattctctatgtgttgttttgatgcctatttttcaattgtctgttgctgcactttctaacatatattgttagtgtgtactgtagagagacaagtcacccatttgccatcgtgccatgccactgccaccaagttttctgcctgcatgaaaaccgtattgtcacctcttttcatcttctgaaactttatgaactttatgtatggcattatggcctggctcaccccatgggatttgcttctgtttattacagaagtgaataaaactttgcagcagcacgtacctaagccaccaggggacaaaacacgtttggaccaatgctccctgaagttatatcaccagttctgtcccatctctatttgtaatgccacagcgcgcttcatctcgtctttcgttgtgggtttccactttgaataacgagaatgcgatgcaaacgcagcccgcgattcaaaaaaaatctctgcctacctgtttgtctcgtctgacagtagctgaaaagcagcatcaggagagagcagcctgaagtacagcagctggtgatctgtcgtgtccaaaagcaagccatgccgtcttgtaaactccggtagccagatcggctctcaacggatcaacgtatgtgtatttatcccacgcgaaccttgccgtagatgcatcggctgcgcgaaggcactcaactggcagcagatccgctcgcgcggcatcggctggtgtctgatcagctgatgcctgcttctaactctcttgctcgatctcctgatcactgccaataaagtccgattctgaaaaatcaagagtccgactccgcggtaatgcgcaaaacaacgtctgccaagtgttttcttttctgcacttgcttcgctgccttttcacatgtcggtgccatcttgcctttgtttacatttcgcaactcacgcacacgcaatgtttatttgccgagtcaacgagtctagcattcctccaagcacagagggaatgcctgtgacgtgacagtgagatttgtcgccattaacagctgattgtcgccctttatccctggatgtcgacttttgtcgacattcgccttcaacccctcctgtcgacaaaagtcgacatccgccctaaaagagttaactctGTGAAGTCATGGATGGGATGCGTACTAAGAGGAGATGGAAAAATAGTGCTGGAGGGGAAACTGAATGGAAAGCACATGCGGCTCAGCGTCAAGTCAGAGGAGGAGCTCCTCGgggttctgtccttggccctctgttCATCTCTGTGAACTCTATGCTTCCCTTTGGCCGTATCATTCGTAACTATGGACTAGCTTATCATTTTTAAGACGATGATGCTCAGCtccatttcaatgttaaaagtgaaacctCATCAGGgtcttctcagctcacaacttgcatcaatgaaattaaaatctggacagagcagaactctttaaGATTAAAACggtaacaaaactgaactcctgcaaactggcacaacttaagaaaacaaacttcttctcagtcactcttgacggtggtctcatcagaccttcttctaatggaaggaatcttggtgtcattttttttattcttccctttcttattccatccACATTACAGACATGAAGAACCTTTCCTACTTTCACCTCCGTCATGTATCTgatgttcactcattcctctccttttctaatgccgaGACCCTCATCCAATAAcctcatcgattattgtaactccctactggcaggtgtcccttctacTCTTCTATCACAGTTCCAGTTGATTTAAAACTCTGCTGCAGGAGTCCTGATACAAACCAGCAACAGCGGGCACATCACCCACCCGGCTTCACctccactggcaccctgtgtcttacagaattgaataccAACTTCTATTATTAagctacaaagctttaaatggcctcccACCGCACTACAGCAGTGACCTTGTGACAAGTgccacttgtttttaagattaggcacctactGTAAattttttaagattagggaccctggtGTACCTGGCTTTACCCCCATgaaccttaagttcagggtttgtagtaggggtagaccagtctaaaacaaacaacatgAAGGAGATGGcgtccgctttttgaacaagacccaccttctccatcactaggcTCCTGCTCACCCACTAAGGTCttctgattctggccatcttgttgtgccccacaataacctgcactctgtggttgacagcagggccttcagctgtgtaGCGCCCAGACTCCGGAGGGACCTCCCGAAATTCATGAGATCAGCCGACTCCATTGATTTTATAAAAAAGAActtcaaactcatctgttcagggagGCTTTGAACTCCACCTGACATTCGGACCCTTCTTTCAGTTgttctctctgtccagatgctcagtataatgTGTGTGCGTATTTTATCACAAATGAGGTTGTTAGGCCTTTTAGCATTTAagtctggtttattgtcttttattctatttaatgctttgtatatcctgtatctctccgttttagtgttctattcaggaaacgtCTGCATCCAACATTAAGATGCACCGtctgtttctttatgagactcaGTGAAGTGCCTTGCacatgggaaaggcgctgtataaataaaatacaattatcaTTAAAGAAACTGCGAGGAAGGCCAAGGTAGGACACGCTACATTATCTGAAAGATAGCAAATCAGGccaagaaatgaaaagaagagcAGAAGAAAGAATACAATGGAGGAACTGGCAATCCTAAGACCTGCCTTATGGCAGATAACTAAAGAAGAAGCATGAGGGAGTTTGTCTCCATCAAAAACTGTAGGACGTGTGAGCCATGAGTATGTCGACCTTCCGCTTACTTTAGTTTTATgatttataatacagtaatacTGATTCACCGTCATTTTACTAATAAGTCTGAAACACTTTTTGCAAAAGTGTTGTACATTTTTGACAAGTTTTCCATTAACAGTCATTTTAGTGCACGTTAGATGGCAAAATTGGCTTATGAACGTCACCAGGTACGTTTCTTGTTTGAAACCGGAGGCCCTCCTGGCAGAGATGTGACGTCACATCTGCTGCTGTCCAAGAGCAAACAAAACGAGTGAAGATTGTGTTCTATCATGTCAGAGCAATCACAAGTTCTGAATGTGTGAGTGTCCCTGGCTCCGCTTTCTCTTCACTTATGTGAACCTTCGTTTTTTTGTGAAGAGCTGTGTTGTCAAGTGCCGCAGTTGTTAAATATTTCAGCCACAGTGAATGAGCCATAATCACTTTACTGTAAAAATGCACAGCAAGTAataaattaacagtttaaaaa from Erpetoichthys calabaricus chromosome 9, fErpCal1.3, whole genome shotgun sequence carries:
- the tmem203 gene encoding transmembrane protein 203, with protein sequence MLFSSRELVQWLGFATFEMFLHLGALLVFSVLVVVKVDLPEQDLSWWGVFGPLFAADGLSTYFTTIVSIRLYQEGEKRLAVLRLIWIITVLSLKFVFEMLLCRKLVQQSSELWYGLIISPLFILLQFLMIRACRVN